A genomic region of Cannabis sativa cultivar Pink pepper isolate KNU-18-1 chromosome 1, ASM2916894v1, whole genome shotgun sequence contains the following coding sequences:
- the LOC115705413 gene encoding uncharacterized protein LOC115705413, translated as MKMNRGRFLKTSISFVWLVVLFGCLFVVLISVLRLPEVSNSRKAIGLYHNTKTRESLDSSSIGKFGEKMIEMLPEDLAFTVFVPSEKAFERDLRLRKNESLVEKMNDDTYAVISRVLGFSAVPRTIITDDVSSGEEILYDSISGFVLYISKDVDGMLVVNRVRSEKVDIKRNKIVVHVMDGVIMDAEFEESVQPDDEDEEK; from the coding sequence ATGAAGATGAACAGAGGTCGGTTTTTGAAGACTTCGATCTCCTTCGTATGGTTGGTGGTGCTTTTTGGCTGCCTTTTTGTGGTTCTAATTTCTGTTCTTAGGCTTCCAGAGGTGTCAAATAGTAGAAAGGCAATTGGGTTGTATCATAATACAAAAACCAGAGAAAGTTTAGACTCTAGCTCTATTGGGAAATTTGGAGAGAAGATGATTGAAATGTTGCCTGAAGATCTTGCTTTCACTGTTTTTGTTCCTTCAGAGAAAGCTTTTGAACGAGATTTAAGGCTAAGGAAAAACGAAAGTCTAGTTGAGAAGATGAATGATGATACTTATGCTGTAATTTCTAGAGTTCTGGGATTCTCGGCAGTTCCAAGGACAATTATCACAGATGATGTATCTTCTGGTGAGGAGATTTTGTATGATTCTATATCTGGGTTTGTATTGTATATTTCCAAAGATGTGGATGGAATGTTAGTGGTTAACAGAGTTCGTTCTGAAAAAGTAGATATCAAAAGGAACAAAATTGTTGTACATGTAATGGATGGGGTTATCATGGATGCTGAATTTGAAGAATCAGTTCAGCCTGATGATGAGGATGAAGAGAAGTAA
- the LOC115705412 gene encoding 26S proteasome non-ATPase regulatory subunit 7 homolog A: MDVIKTQQISARPIEKVIVHPLVLLSIVDNYNRVARDTRKRVVGVLLGSSFKGTVDVTNSYAIPFEEDDKDPSIWFLDHNYHEAMFSMFKRINAKEHVVGWYSTGPKLRENDLDIHGLFNDYVPNPVLVIIDVQPKELGIPTKAYCAVEEVKENATQKSQKVFVHVLSEIAAHEVEEIGVEHLLRDVKDTTISTLATEVTGKLTALKGLDSRLREIRGYLDLVIEEKLPLNHEILYHLQDVFNLLPNLNVSELIKSFAVKTNDMMLVIYLSSLIRSVIALHNLINNKMLNKEHEKAEDSKPVAVPSAAGS, translated from the exons ATGGATGTGATAAAGACGCAGCAAATTTCAGCTCGACCGATCGAGAAGGTGATCGTTCATCCTCTAGTGTTGCTTAGCATCGTCGACAACTACAACAGGGTCGCCAGGGACACCCGCAAGCGCGTTGTCGGTGTTTTGCTCGGAAGTTCCTTCAAAGGCACCGTCGATGTTACCAACAGCTATGCCA TTCCTTTTGAAGAAGATGATAAGGACCCAAGCATATGGTTTCTTGATCATAACTACCATGAGGCAATGTTTTCCATGTTCAAGCGGATAAATG CTAAGGAGCATGTTGTTGGGTGGTACAGCACTGGTCCAAAATTGCGGGAAAACGATCTAGATATTCATGGATTATTTAACGA CTATGTTCCTAATCCTGTTCTTGTCATAATTGATGTACAACCTAAGGAACTGGGAATTCCCACAAAAGCTTACTGCGCTGTTGAAGAGGTTAAAGAG AATGCCACCCAGAAAAGCCAGAAGGTGTTCGTCCACGTGCTTTCAGAAATTGCTGCCCATGAAGTCGAGGAAATTG GGGTGGAACACTTGCTAAGAGATGTAAAGGATACAACTATCAGCACCCTTGCTACGGAG GTTACTGGAAAACTTACTGCCTTGAAAGGTCTGGATTCACGACTTCGGGAGATACGAGGTTATCTTGACCTTGTAATTGAGGAGAAACTCCCATTAAACCATGAAATTTTGTATCACCTACAG GATGTGTTTAATCTTCTTCCAAATCTCAACGTTTCAGAGTTGATTAAGTCCTTTGCAG TGAAAACTAATGACATGATGTTGGTTATTTATCTTTCTTCCCTCATCCGGAGTGTGATTGCTCTCCACAACTTGATCAACAACAAG ATGCTTAACAAGGAGCACGAAAAAGCTGAAGACTCGAAACCTGTTGCTGTGCCATCTGCAGCAGGAAGCTAG